The genomic region ACCAAGCACCGTCAGCGGATTGTCCGCTGACAACCGCAGCCAACGCGAGATCGCGGGAATGTTAATCACCAGATAGGCCAGGGCCAGCACGTGAAGAAGACGCGGCAGCGACAGGAACGTCTTGTCGAATCCGATGATGACCGGTGGCAGCCCAGTGGAGGCCAGGAATTCGCCCAAGACCCAGAGCTTGAAGGCTACCCAGACAAAAGAAAGCGCGACGTAAGCGGCGGCGAGTGCAAACAGCGCCGGGTTCTGCGGCAGCGTTCCGCCTCGACGAACATGCATCATGCAGACGATGCCTATGACAAACAGGAACTGCCATGACAACGGGTTAAGGAACCAGAAGCCCGGAAGCAGGAAATTGTGGGGAGCAATCTGATAGACACCGGCGGCCATCCATACCGTAGCCGAGACCATGAGAAGCAGCTTCGGACTGAGCGCCTCCAGCCAGAGGATCGCAGGTACCATCAGCAGCAAAGCGCCATACATCGGCAGTATGTTGTTATATCCGATCTGGTGACCCAATAGCAAAAGCGATGGAATACCTGCGGTGAGGTTGGTCAGCACAGGCAGGATGTTGATCTCGCAGAGAAGACCTGGGCGGCTGAAGAGCCAGGCTCCGGTGATGAACAGGCCGATCGTCATGAACGTTGTGATCATGTGAGCCAAATACAGCGTGCCGGCGCGCCGGACGGCCTTGTAGGAAGCCGCCAGCCTGTTACCCACGACGAAGCGCCCGCCGTAGGCGAGCGCTATGGAGATACCCGAAATCAGAACAAAAGCCTCGGCCGAATCGGAGAAACCAAAATTCTTGGTTGTCAGGTTCTCGAAGATCTGACCCGGTACGTGGTTGATGAAGATTGCGATCAACGCCAGTGCTCGCAGCACGTCGAGCCTTGTATCGCGCCCTGCGGCGCCCGCAACCGGGCCTGTTTTTCCCGTCGCCAACGGATTTGTCCTGAGATTGGGAGCCATCAGGTTCTCTCCTGTTCGGGCTTGAAACGCGAAGGCGGCCTAAGGGTTCCCCCTTTTGGCCGCCTGCGTCAATTCGAGTCGGTTCAAAAAAGAGTGACTATTGGCCGATCGCGAATCCTTCGTCGGGATTGGCGATCTCCTTACCGTTGATAGTGACAAGGTAGCCTGCCGCATTGGACAGTTTTGAGACCGAAATGCGATATTCTGTGTCTGAAAGATCAAGTTCAGCCGTAAAGCCGTCCCATGCCGAGGGTAAGGCGGGCTTCACGTAAAGGTGACCATTGGCGACACGGATCCCCAGCAAACCTTCGATGGCGACACGGTACATCCAGCCCGCAGAGCCGGTGTACCAGCTCCAGCCGCCACGTCCGGCCAGCTGTCCTTCGCCGTAGATATCGGCAGCAACCACGTAGGGTTCGACCCGGTATTGGTCGCTCGCAGCTTTGTCCAGAGCGTGGTTGACGGGATTGAGCAGGTTGAAGCAACGCCACGCATCGTCACCACGACCCATTTCAGCCAGCGCCAGTACAACCCAGGTCGCGGCATGGGTATACTGCCCACCATTTTCGCGAACTCCCGGCGGATAGGACCTGATGTAGCCGGGATCGCGCGGCGACTTGGCGAATGCCGGTGTAAACAGCCGGATAATGCCCTTGTCGTCATCCACCAGCCGCTCGAGAACGGCATCCATGGCTTTTTCACCACGAGCCCGGTCGCCTTCGCCTGACAGAATGTTCCAGGATTGGGCAATCGAATCGATCTGGCATTCGAAGTTCTCGTTCGAACCGAGCGGTGTGCCGTCATCGAAATAGCCACGACGATAGTAACCGCCATCCCAGCCTGCCGTTTCCAACGCCTTCTTCAGTTCCCTCAGATGGGCCGACCAGCGTGCAACGCGCTCGCTGTCGCCACGGGCTTCTGCATAAGGGATGAAGGATGTCAGCGTACCCGCCAGGAACCAGCCAAGCCATGTGCTTTCACCACGGCCGAGCATGCCGACGCGGTTCATGCCGTCGTTCCAGTCGCCCCCGAGGATCAGCGGCAAGCCGTTTCCGCCCTTGCGACGGATAGCAAGGTCGAGGGCCAGCGCTGCATGTTCGTAGAGGCTGACCTTGTCCGAAGAAATCTCCGGCTTGTAGAAGGCATCATGCATCCCCGATGTCAGGGAAGCGCCTTCGACGAAGGCAAGTTCCTCGTCGAGCAGTGCGCGGTCACCGGTCACGGTGCAGTACTGGTTGATGGCGTAGGCGAGCCATACCACGTCGTCCGAGATATGGGTCCGGACGCCGGCGCCTGTTCCCGGCAGCCACCAATGCTGGACATCGCCTTCGTGGAACTGGCGCGAGGCAGCATTAAGGATCTGCTTGCGGGCAAGCTCCGGCGAGTGCGTCAGGAACGCCAGCGTATCCTGCAACTGGTCACGGAAGCCGAAGGCGCCGCTCGCCTGATAGAAGGCGGTGCGTGCCATGATGCGGCAACCGAGGCTCTGATAGGGGAGCCAGGCATTGACCATGTTGTTCATCGCCTTGTCGGGCGTTGAGATCTGCAGCCGACCTGTGAAGCCGTTCCAGAAAGTCTTGCTGGCCTCGAGCAGGTCGTCGAAGCTCTCCGACCGGATTGCCGACACGAGAGCGCGAGCCTCTTCAGTGGACGCAGTATCGCCCATGTAGAAGCAGATATCCCGCTGTTCGCCAGCCTCCAGCGTCACGTCGATGGCCATCGCGGCGCACGGGTCGCCCTCAAGATCGAGTGAGCCGGAGAGAACCGCACCAGAGACGACCGCCTGCGGCAGTTGGATAGAACCGGCCCGACCGATGAACTCACGGCGGCTGGAAGAGATGCTACCGGCAGTTTCGCTGGCCGCCATGAAGGCGACATGGCGCGAATAGTCGATGCTGTAGGGGTTGCTCGCAAACAGCGCTCCGGTCTCGGCATCCTGCGACGACAGGATGAAGGGCCCTGTCTTGCGCGGATTGTTGCCGAGAACCCATTCTGCATAATTGTAGAGACGCAGACGGCGGACCGCCGTGCCCTCGTTGCGCAGACGCAGGCGTGTCATCTTTACAGGACGTGTCCGGTCAACCGTCTGGGTGACCTCGAGCGAGATTTCGTCCTGCACGCTGGTGAAGACCGAATAGCCTAGGCCGTGACGGGCTTCGAACGTGATGGATGGACGGCGCGACAGGGCGGCATAGGGCGTCATGACAGCACCGCTGACTAGATCGGCAACATAGAGTGCCTCGCCCGGACGATTGATGACCATGTCGTTGGACCATGAGGTCAGCTGGTAGTCACGGGAATTCGCGCTCCATGTGAAAGCAGCACCCTCAGCTGCAACATGGAAGCCGAAATTTTCGTTGGATATGACGTTGATCCACGGCTGCGGCGTCGATTGGCCGCCGAACAGGCGCACGACATATTCGCGGCCGTCGCTGGAGAAGCCGCCATAGCCGTTCCAGAAGTCCAGGTCACCCTTGTCTACCATCGAAGCCGGCGCCGAATCCGGCTGTGTCGCGGTGGCAACTACAGCGGTACGCCGCATTTCGGGTTCGCCGGTATGCGCTGATGTCGCAAGCGAGGGCGCACGGGTGATCTGGTCGACGATCGTACCGTTGCGGGCATGGAAGACGACGCGCGATGCCGCCAGCACTGCCTGGTAGGTTTCAGGCTCCATCAGGTCCTTGCGCGCTGCAAAGATATGCGGCCGCAGGCCCTCGCCCTGGCTCGAATGGCGGACGGATTCGCAAAGCGCATCCAGATCATGCTGCATGTCCTGCGCATAGGACGCAGCCCGCTCGTTCATGATCACCAGATCGGCGGTGATGCCGCGCGAACGCAGATATTCCTGGGCGCTCAGCGCTTCCTTGGCGATTTCGAGATCGATATCGTCGTTGATGCGCAGCGTAAAGATCGGGTGATCACCGGAGATCGCCAGCGGCCACAGCGCCGACTGCGGCTGCAGCCCTGCGTGGACCACGGCTGCTTCAGCCCTCAGGTGCATATCCGGGTAAACCAGATAACGGGCCAAGTGCTGGAATATCTTCGCATGTTGCGAAGTCACGCCGATCTGGCGCATCTGAACCTGTGTCCGGGTCCAGGCATGAACCATTTCCTGACCGAATGCATCGGGATTGCGGAAGCGCTCGACAGCCCTGTCGATATCTTCGCGGTTCGGGGCAGCGATCGTCCAGAAGATGACGCTGACCTTCTTGCCGGCCGGAACGCGGATGACACGGCGCAGCGAAAGGCAGGCGTCGAGCGTAAATCCATCGGTGCCGGAGAGGCTTGTGCCCGGATCGAAGGCGGCAGCTTCGCCGAGGCTGCGGCCGCGTCCTATGAAGCGACGGCGATCGGTTTCAAATTCAGTTGGTCGTTCCGAGCCGGCATTGTCGACGACCATGTGGGCCATCGTCATGTCCGGTTCGTTCGGATCGCGCTTGTTACGCTCGACACGGATGACGTCGCCAAGTTCGCCGATTTCGGTCTTGACGAACATCCGCGCAAAGACCGGATGGGCTGCGTCGACATCCTCGTTGGCGATGACGGGCTCGAGATAGGACGTCACTTCGATGAAGCGGTCCTCGGAGCCGGCATTGTGCAGCGTGACGCGTCGACCTTCGGCATCGTGGTCGGTGGCTATAATGCACTCGACGTCGGAGGTCAGGTCGCCAACCGTCTTGCTGTACTCTGCCTTGTCGTCGCTGAAGATGACGCTGGCCTTCTCGCCCTCGATGCTGCGCGGCTCAGATGTCGCCGACCACCACTGGTGGGAGACCGTATCGCGCAGGAAGATGAAAGTGCCCCAGCGATCCTCCGTCGGATCGGGCTTCCAGCGCGAAACGGCAAGACCGTTCCAGCGCGAGTAGCCTGAACCTGTCGCGGTCAGCATGACGGAATAGTGGCCGTTCGACAGAAGAGCAATTTCGCGGTCCTGGCGCGCAGGATTGCTGATCTTGCGGACTTCAGCCTTGAGCAGGTCTTCCTGGATGTTGGCCGGAGCATCGGTCTCGTGCTTGGCGGCCATGACAGGTATGTCGCGCGGTGCCTTTTCCTGCAGCAGCAGTTCGGCGGCCTCGATCACCGGATCGGCGTGGAACAGCTCGCGAAGCCTGCCGTTGAATGCAACGTTGGCAACGGCTGCGATCGACATGCCATGATGGTGGGCATAGTAGTTGTAGACGATCGCGAACTTCTTGCCGTCGGGGACGCGGGTTGGCGTGAAATCGACGGCATCGTGGAAGCCGTACATGCCGAGAGCGCCGACCTTGCGCAGTCGGTTGAGGTTTTCGAGCGCTGCCTCCGGATCGTACATGGCGGCCAGCAACGAGGCATAGGGCGCGATAACGGCATTCTGTCCGAGACCACGCTTCAGGCCGAGCGAGGGCACGCCGAAGTTGGTGTACTGATAGTTCATCTGATGGTCGCGGGCGTTGAAGGCCGCTTCCGAGATCCCCCACGGCACGCCGAGGCGACGGCCGTAATTCATCTGCTCGATGACGATCAGGTTGTTCGTCTGGTTGAGAATACCCCCCTGGCGCTCTTGCATGACAAGCGGCGGCATCAGGTATTCGAACATCGAGCCCGACCACGACACCAGCGCACCACGCGAGCCGACTGGCACGACCTGACGGCCGAGACGATACCAGTGCTCCGTCGGCAGATCGCCCTTGGCGATGGCAAAGAGGCTGGTAAGGCGGGCTTCAGAAGCCAGCAGATCGTAGCAGGCAGCATCGAGCTCGCCGCTTTCGACGCGATAACCGATCGACAGCAGGCGTCGTTCCGGCCGGAACAGGAAGGCGAAGTCCATCGAGAAAGCGATATCGCGGGTACGATCGCGCAGGTTGATCAGCCGCTGGCGAAGTGCCTCGACATTGGAGAGGTCGAAGACGCTGTCGGCGATGTGGCCTTCGCACACCTGGATCAGCGATTCCGACCAACGGATGACTTCAGCGCTCTGCTGGGACTTAACCTCGTGGTCGAGATTGGCCGCAAGCTTCTTGATATCGCGGGCAAGCACGGCAAGGTTGATGACGCGGATCGAGGCGAACTCGTGCTCACGCTTGACCGCAGCAAGTGCGTTCTGGAAACCGATGATGCGCTCTTCGAGACGGCGTCGCAACGGACGCACGGTCTTGCGGTCGTCGGGAAGGTCGGCAAGGATTTCCTGGAGAACACCGGAGACATCGCCGACGCCATCGAGGTTGCCCTGCATATGCGCCGACGGTGCCTCTGCCCAGATGCGGCATGCAGAGGAAACGGCAATCAGATGGCCGGCAAGGTTACCGCTGTCCACGGCCGAGACATAGCGCGGCCCGAGCGTCTTCAGCGTATCCGTATGATACCAGTTGAGCAGGTGACCGCGGTATTTTTCCATCCGATCAACGGTGGCGATCGTCTGCTCGAGACGGGTGATTGTCTCCTCGAACGACAGCCAGCCGAAATGACGGGCTGACACGACCGACAGGAGATAGACGCCGATATTGGTCGGCGACGTCCGTGGGGCGACCACGGCGTGCGGCGTCTGCTGGACGTTGTCCGGCGGCAGGAAGTTCTGCTGCTCGACGACGAAGGCTTCGAAATAGCGCCAGGTGCGGCGCGCAATCTTGCGCAACTCAGTCGACACATGCTCCGAGACATGCAGCTGGTCTTCGGTTTCCGCCGACTGGCTGACATAGTAGGCGACGGCCGGCGACAGGACCCAGAGGACGACAAAGGGGATGCCGACCAGATAGGCGTTGCTGCCGCTGAGTGCGGCAAGCCCGAGGGCGAGCACCGCCAGAACTGGCGCCTGCCACATGACCTTGTAGTGGCCAAGAATGGTCGTCTGGGCCGCAGCTTGGGCGCTTGCAGCCGTACGCCACTGCAGCATGAGCTTGCGGCTGACGAAGGTGCGGTAGATGGACCGGCCAATGGCGTCTGCCATGCCGCAGGCGGAATCCGCCAGGAACACGATACGCAACGCCACCTGGGCATTGGCATCGCGGATGTCTGTCCAGACAGTATAGAGGTGGGCGCGGGCGACGATATCGCTGGTGCGCGGGATGATGCCGTTGATAAGACCGAGCGTCGGAGCGACGAAGAGGCAGAAGATCAGCACGATCTGCCAGATCAGCGCCGAGAACGGTGCCATGAGATACCAGCCGAGCACGGACGCGAAGAACCATGCGATCGGCGTCAGCGAGCGGCGCAGGTTGTCGAACATCTTCCAGCGTCCGAGGCCGGTAATGCCGCGCGAGGGATTGAAGATGTATGGCAGCAGCTGCCAGTCGCCACGCGCCCAGCGGTGCTGACGCGAAACCTCGACCTCATAGCGGATCGGGAAGTCTTCGACGAGTTCGCAGTCGGTGACGAGCGCGCAGCGCGCCATCGAGCCTTCAAGCAGATCGTGGCTGAGAACGGAGTTCTCGTCGATCTTGCCGCGCAGGGCGTTTTCGAAGGCGTCGACGTGATAAAGGCCCTTGCCCGTAAACGTGCCTTCGCCGGCCAGATCCTGGTAGACGTCGGAAACGGTGAAGACGTAAGGGTCAAGGCCGCGATTGATCGAAAAGACGCGCTGGAAGACGGACGCGTCCTTACCTGTCGTCAGCGACGGCGTTACGCGCGGCTGGAGAACACCGTAGCCGCTGATGACGCGCTTGGTTTCCGGATCGACCACAGGCCGGTTGATCGGATGGTAGAGCTTGCCGACGAGCTTGGTCACGGTATCGCGCATCAGGCGTGTGTCGGAATCCAGCGTCATGACATACTGGATGTCCTTCGGAATGACGTTGGCGCCGGGCAGGAATGTCGTGTCGCGGTCGCCCCGCAACAGCAGGTTCAACTCGTGCAGCTTGCCGCGCTTGCGCTCCCAGCCCATCCACACATCTTCTGCAGGATTATAGAGCCGACGACGGTGCAGCAGGTAAAACCGTGTCTTGCCGTCGAAATTGTAGCGCTGCGACAGGTTGCCGATTTCGCGGCGCGCGTAATCCAGCACTTCCAGATCGGCCGGCGTCTCCTCGACCTTGTTGTCGGGCCAGTCGCTGAGCAGCGCAAAATAGATTTCTCCGCGCGGATTGGCGAGATAGTGGACCTCGAGATTGCGCACCAGTTCGTCGACGCTGTCGCGATTGGAGATCAGCGTCGGGACGACGACCAGGGTGCGGGCGTCTTCGGGGATGCCCTCCTTGAATTCGTATCCAACAAGCCGGACCGGCGTCACGAAAAGGGTGATGAGGGTGTTGAAGAGCCCCGTGGCGCCTTCGGAGGCAGGCAGCGAGAACATCAGCAGCAGGACGATCGTCTCAGCCGCACCCATGCCGGCGCGCACCATGAAGGTGCCGACAATTGCCATGGCAAGAATGGTCAGCAACACGACCGGACCGGCGATTGCAAACCAGCGAAGCCTGCGGACCTGGCGGACAAAATGCTGCACCGGCAATGGCCTGTAGCGGATCGCCTCTTCCAGCTTCATGCGCTGCGTGCCGACGAGGAAGCCGCCGACATTCGGTTCGTGAGACTGGGGCTCGGCAGACGCCTTGGCCGCAGCCGTCATGTCGATGGCAATCTGGGCGATTTCGATTTCGGTCTTGTCGGACCGGCGCGCCAGCTTTTCGATCTGCTTGCGGTACTTGTTGCGCGACCCGGCATCGAGCGCACCATAGTCTGTCTCTGTCCAGAGCAGCTTGTCGACCTGGCTGACTTCCTCGACCCAGACGGACCATTCGGTGTCATCGATTTCGCGCAGGCTGCGAATGATATGGCCCATGGTGGCATTGCCGGCGGCGAGCCGCGTGTGCTCGGCCATCATGACTTCTTCGGAGCCGGTACCGGCTGCCGCCATCCGCTGCTCGAGCCAGTCGATGGCAAGGCTCGATGTCTGCGATCCGTCGCGCAGGCGGTAGAGGAACTGCGTCGCGAAGGTATTATCCCTCGTCAGCGGTTCCAGCGATTTCAGATATTCTGCGCATTTTGCGGGCTCGGCGAGGCGGATCATTTCGTCGGCCGCCTCGTTGGCCTTGCCGCGCATGCGGCGGCTGTGCTCGACCCGGATCGAGATGCGACGCAGATTGTCGACCAGTACGTAACGCACCAGTGACGGCAGCGCCCAGAGCTCGCCGATCTTGAAGATCTCGTGCTCCTGGAAGCCATCGACGATGGCCATCAAGCCTTTGTAGGAGATCTGGCTATGGGTATGGGCGACATAGAGCCAGGCCACAGCGAGCGCGCGCGGCATAACCATGCCCTGTATGGTTATCGTCGGCAGCTGGCGATAGAATTTCTTCGGAAAATCCCGTCGAACTTCCTGGATCGCTTCTTCGACGATGTAATGATTGTCCAGAAGCCATTCCGCCGCTGGCGTGATGGACTGGCCTGCCTCGACATCCGCAGCAGCAGCGCGATAGACGCGCAGGATTTCCGTTTCGTTTTCACGATGGCGGGCGAAGAACTCGAAGGGCTTGAAATTCGGCAGAGTATCTGCGCCGTCTCGCGCGAAGGCTTCCCCGCACTCCCTCAGTTGGTCGTTGGACAGGAAGCTTGCGCGTATCGAATCGTTGAGATCGACAAGCTTGGCTTCAGGAGCGCGCGGCGAAGTAGTCGGGGAAATTTCAGCTGACATGGGGCGGTCTGGATCCAAACGGGGTAAAGAGCATTCGCCTGCAGAGCCATAGCGCGATCACCATTCTGAGTTCAAACCCCGGAGCCCACCAGGCGCCAGGTATTTGCAAATGGCAACTTTACCGCTGCATGACCAAATTCGGCGGAGATTTTCACGGACCTCATGGACCGCGGCATCACGCCGTGGTTCACCCGCTCCATGAAATCTTGGAAGCACTCAATATAAATCAAGTGAGCGCGGCGGCAAGATTACATCAAGGCGATCAAATTCATCATACATTCCCCAAATTGCACCGCGAATCTCGCCGGCTGGAAGCCAGCGTGAGACGTGCCTACTCACATAGGCCGGCAAAGATGAACTTAAACTGAACTGACGCACGAGATTGTGCAGGACGGCGGTCGGGCCTTATACACCGACCCTTTCTGGATAGGAAATAATTGACAGGAAGCGGATCGGCAGGGTGATCAGAACCTCTGGACCGTGCGGCGCGTCGGCATCGAAGAACAGGCTGTCTCCCGGCAGCATCGTATAGAGCTTGTCGCCATGGCGGTACTTCACCTCACCCTCCAGCATGTAGATGAGTTCCAGGCCGTCGTGCTGGAAGGCCGGAAAGACGTCTGAATCAGCGGTCAGGGTGATGAGGTACGGCTCGACCTGCAGACCGCTGGCACTGTTGCCGATATGGCCGAGCAGGTTGTACTGGTGCCCGGCACGCGTGCCCCGTCGCTCGATCTCCAGCCCCTCCCCTGCCTTGACGAAAACCGCGTTGCGCACCTCTTCAAACCGGCGGAAAAAGGCGGTGACGGGAACGCCCAATGCGGCGGCCAGCGACTGGAGTGTCGTCAGTGACGGCGAGGTGTTGCCGTTTTCGATCTTCGACAGCATACCGAGCGAGATGCCGGTGGCGGAAGCCAGATCGGCGCCGGTAATACCAAGGGTTTTGCGGAAAGCACGGACCTCGCGGCCAATGGCCACTTCGAGATTATTTTCCTTGGGGTCGCGCAGGGAATGCGGATCCTGCTTCAGGATCGGCTTGGCTGGGGTTGTTTTACTCGACGCTGCCGTCGCTTCGACGCTGTTGCGCGTCGCTTTGTTGTTTTCCATCCGAATATCCCATGCTGCTCGACATCCAAGCTTACTTGTTTCGCCGAATGCTTGCTATCTGGACATTCAGAATTTCTGAGCTGCAGGGGGATTTAACGACGAACGGCGGCCGATTTGGCCGCCGTATTGGATGTCTAAATCAAATCCGCATCGCGTAAGCCGCAGGATCGGGATCAGCGAGCAAACGACCTCAGGTCCCGATGCCGCACACCATGGCGGCAACGAACACGAACGCGGCCGCAAAAAGCACCACGTGCAGGACCGCCTCCCACCGGCGCCGTTTGGAGATACCGGCCGTGACCGCAAGGCGACGACGCTCGGAAGACGGGACAAGTTCGTCTACAGACGCGTTTGACAGACCAATATTTGCCATATCCTGCCTCCGTTAGAATGTTGCGCGCGAGTGTGAGCCACTGTTATCGGGGATCGACGGTCGCATTGGGAGAGATAGATTTCCGCCCTCTGCCCCGGAGTGAAAAAATTAATCTTCACGAGGGTCAAAACAGAGAACTAGCAAAGAATGCGACGAGCCCAGAGCAGGGTCCGCTCAATGGCTCCGTCGACGACTGTCGGCGCCAACTGCTGGCGCTGTATGACAGCGGTTTCCTCGTCAGCCACGGAAGCACCGGCTTCGATGCGCTTTGCCCGGACGGGCGGGTGAAGGTAACCAAGGGTCATGCCGCCCATGAAAAACATACTGCACCTCCAGACCTTGGCGATCACGAAAGTTAACCGCCGTTAACGAGATCATGACAGAAATGCGGCAGCTGTCAATAGTCTATGGCGTTGGTCGTGTTTAAACCATCTGTTAACCATAATCAAAAAATATAAAGGTAAAAACAGATACTTAAGCCCGGGCAAAACCCTTGCTGGCGATCATGAGATTGCGTGTGTACTCTTCCGAGACGCGGCCGGCAGCAAGATCGACCGAGGCGAGCCGCTCGACCACGGAGCCGTTCTGCATGACGGCAAGCCGGTCGCACATGTGGGTGACGACGCCGAGATCATGGCTCACCATCACGAAGGTCAGATTGCGATCGCGACGGATCTGCTCGAGAAGATTGAGCACCTCCGCCTGCACGGAAGCATCGAGTGCCGAGGTCGGCTCATCCAGCAGCAAAATCGACGGCTCGACGATCAGGGCCCTGGCAATCGCCACCCGCTGGCGTTGACCGCCCGAGAGCTGGTGCGGATAGCGGAAGCGAAATCCGGCACCGAGGCCGACTTCGTCGAGCGCCCGGGTAATGCGCCGTTCGCCATCGTCTATCCCATGGATCAGCAAGGGTTCGAGAAGCAGCCGGTCGATCGTCTGGCGCGGATGCAGCGACCCGTAAGGGTCCTGAAACACCATCTGCACCTCGCGGTAGAAGCTCTTGCTACGCTTTGCGCCCTTCAGGGTTTCGCCTTCGATGCGGATCGTGCCTTCGCTGACCGGTGCCAGGCCCGCGACGGCGCGCAGAAGCGTCGATTTTCCGGAGCCGGATTCGCCCACCAGCCCGAAAGACTGGCCCTTGTCGACGGAGATGCTGACGGCGTTCAGTGCGTAGTAGCCGTCATAGATGACGCTGAGATCGTTGATCGAC from Rhizobium tumorigenes harbors:
- a CDS encoding OpgC family protein, with amino-acid sequence MAPNLRTNPLATGKTGPVAGAAGRDTRLDVLRALALIAIFINHVPGQIFENLTTKNFGFSDSAEAFVLISGISIALAYGGRFVVGNRLAASYKAVRRAGTLYLAHMITTFMTIGLFITGAWLFSRPGLLCEINILPVLTNLTAGIPSLLLLGHQIGYNNILPMYGALLLMVPAILWLEALSPKLLLMVSATVWMAAGVYQIAPHNFLLPGFWFLNPLSWQFLFVIGIVCMMHVRRGGTLPQNPALFALAAAYVALSFVWVAFKLWVLGEFLASTGLPPVIIGFDKTFLSLPRLLHVLALAYLVINIPAISRWLRLSADNPLTVLGRHSLNIFAAGTILAMTGQVLLYVTNNDHVVGPLFVVFGIVVQFYYADHLETKRIAERNRSRGISPAAAMALPARRDPR
- a CDS encoding GH36-type glycosyl hydrolase domain-containing protein — encoded protein: MSAEISPTTSPRAPEAKLVDLNDSIRASFLSNDQLRECGEAFARDGADTLPNFKPFEFFARHRENETEILRVYRAAAADVEAGQSITPAAEWLLDNHYIVEEAIQEVRRDFPKKFYRQLPTITIQGMVMPRALAVAWLYVAHTHSQISYKGLMAIVDGFQEHEIFKIGELWALPSLVRYVLVDNLRRISIRVEHSRRMRGKANEAADEMIRLAEPAKCAEYLKSLEPLTRDNTFATQFLYRLRDGSQTSSLAIDWLEQRMAAAGTGSEEVMMAEHTRLAAGNATMGHIIRSLREIDDTEWSVWVEEVSQVDKLLWTETDYGALDAGSRNKYRKQIEKLARRSDKTEIEIAQIAIDMTAAAKASAEPQSHEPNVGGFLVGTQRMKLEEAIRYRPLPVQHFVRQVRRLRWFAIAGPVVLLTILAMAIVGTFMVRAGMGAAETIVLLLMFSLPASEGATGLFNTLITLFVTPVRLVGYEFKEGIPEDARTLVVVPTLISNRDSVDELVRNLEVHYLANPRGEIYFALLSDWPDNKVEETPADLEVLDYARREIGNLSQRYNFDGKTRFYLLHRRRLYNPAEDVWMGWERKRGKLHELNLLLRGDRDTTFLPGANVIPKDIQYVMTLDSDTRLMRDTVTKLVGKLYHPINRPVVDPETKRVISGYGVLQPRVTPSLTTGKDASVFQRVFSINRGLDPYVFTVSDVYQDLAGEGTFTGKGLYHVDAFENALRGKIDENSVLSHDLLEGSMARCALVTDCELVEDFPIRYEVEVSRQHRWARGDWQLLPYIFNPSRGITGLGRWKMFDNLRRSLTPIAWFFASVLGWYLMAPFSALIWQIVLIFCLFVAPTLGLINGIIPRTSDIVARAHLYTVWTDIRDANAQVALRIVFLADSACGMADAIGRSIYRTFVSRKLMLQWRTAASAQAAAQTTILGHYKVMWQAPVLAVLALGLAALSGSNAYLVGIPFVVLWVLSPAVAYYVSQSAETEDQLHVSEHVSTELRKIARRTWRYFEAFVVEQQNFLPPDNVQQTPHAVVAPRTSPTNIGVYLLSVVSARHFGWLSFEETITRLEQTIATVDRMEKYRGHLLNWYHTDTLKTLGPRYVSAVDSGNLAGHLIAVSSACRIWAEAPSAHMQGNLDGVGDVSGVLQEILADLPDDRKTVRPLRRRLEERIIGFQNALAAVKREHEFASIRVINLAVLARDIKKLAANLDHEVKSQQSAEVIRWSESLIQVCEGHIADSVFDLSNVEALRQRLINLRDRTRDIAFSMDFAFLFRPERRLLSIGYRVESGELDAACYDLLASEARLTSLFAIAKGDLPTEHWYRLGRQVVPVGSRGALVSWSGSMFEYLMPPLVMQERQGGILNQTNNLIVIEQMNYGRRLGVPWGISEAAFNARDHQMNYQYTNFGVPSLGLKRGLGQNAVIAPYASLLAAMYDPEAALENLNRLRKVGALGMYGFHDAVDFTPTRVPDGKKFAIVYNYYAHHHGMSIAAVANVAFNGRLRELFHADPVIEAAELLLQEKAPRDIPVMAAKHETDAPANIQEDLLKAEVRKISNPARQDREIALLSNGHYSVMLTATGSGYSRWNGLAVSRWKPDPTEDRWGTFIFLRDTVSHQWWSATSEPRSIEGEKASVIFSDDKAEYSKTVGDLTSDVECIIATDHDAEGRRVTLHNAGSEDRFIEVTSYLEPVIANEDVDAAHPVFARMFVKTEIGELGDVIRVERNKRDPNEPDMTMAHMVVDNAGSERPTEFETDRRRFIGRGRSLGEAAAFDPGTSLSGTDGFTLDACLSLRRVIRVPAGKKVSVIFWTIAAPNREDIDRAVERFRNPDAFGQEMVHAWTRTQVQMRQIGVTSQHAKIFQHLARYLVYPDMHLRAEAAVVHAGLQPQSALWPLAISGDHPIFTLRINDDIDLEIAKEALSAQEYLRSRGITADLVIMNERAASYAQDMQHDLDALCESVRHSSQGEGLRPHIFAARKDLMEPETYQAVLAASRVVFHARNGTIVDQITRAPSLATSAHTGEPEMRRTAVVATATQPDSAPASMVDKGDLDFWNGYGGFSSDGREYVVRLFGGQSTPQPWINVISNENFGFHVAAEGAAFTWSANSRDYQLTSWSNDMVINRPGEALYVADLVSGAVMTPYAALSRRPSITFEARHGLGYSVFTSVQDEISLEVTQTVDRTRPVKMTRLRLRNEGTAVRRLRLYNYAEWVLGNNPRKTGPFILSSQDAETGALFASNPYSIDYSRHVAFMAASETAGSISSSRREFIGRAGSIQLPQAVVSGAVLSGSLDLEGDPCAAMAIDVTLEAGEQRDICFYMGDTASTEEARALVSAIRSESFDDLLEASKTFWNGFTGRLQISTPDKAMNNMVNAWLPYQSLGCRIMARTAFYQASGAFGFRDQLQDTLAFLTHSPELARKQILNAASRQFHEGDVQHWWLPGTGAGVRTHISDDVVWLAYAINQYCTVTGDRALLDEELAFVEGASLTSGMHDAFYKPEISSDKVSLYEHAALALDLAIRRKGGNGLPLILGGDWNDGMNRVGMLGRGESTWLGWFLAGTLTSFIPYAEARGDSERVARWSAHLRELKKALETAGWDGGYYRRGYFDDGTPLGSNENFECQIDSIAQSWNILSGEGDRARGEKAMDAVLERLVDDDKGIIRLFTPAFAKSPRDPGYIRSYPPGVRENGGQYTHAATWVVLALAEMGRGDDAWRCFNLLNPVNHALDKAASDQYRVEPYVVAADIYGEGQLAGRGGWSWYTGSAGWMYRVAIEGLLGIRVANGHLYVKPALPSAWDGFTAELDLSDTEYRISVSKLSNAAGYLVTINGKEIANPDEGFAIGQ
- a CDS encoding helix-turn-helix domain-containing protein, yielding MENNKATRNSVEATAASSKTTPAKPILKQDPHSLRDPKENNLEVAIGREVRAFRKTLGITGADLASATGISLGMLSKIENGNTSPSLTTLQSLAAALGVPVTAFFRRFEEVRNAVFVKAGEGLEIERRGTRAGHQYNLLGHIGNSASGLQVEPYLITLTADSDVFPAFQHDGLELIYMLEGEVKYRHGDKLYTMLPGDSLFFDADAPHGPEVLITLPIRFLSIISYPERVGV